From a single Paraburkholderia edwinii genomic region:
- a CDS encoding CHASE2 domain-containing protein — translation MAFAVLFGLSVLNLCSEWPHGIPRPALLDTYDNILPDTFGRPRQLLFDHFQRWFPRIPASEPVTIVAIDDRTLAAVGQWPWPRNKLAALIDAIAAQKPLAIGLDIYMPEADQTSPDKVADNLPPSAASLITGLRALPSHETVLARALRAAPSVLGAAASDHATADTSTDMRSAPILVHGGSPLGSVERFDYVLASLPELQAAAHGQAMLNVALEQGTVRRIPLIMGLGNKLVPGLPIEMLRVATRSPMVEVFAGTSGVRAVGVADVQVPTQPDGEIWLHFASIHSTQNRYVSARDVLQGQVAADRIRNKLVLVGLTGTGLPDVRATPLGEQVPGIEIQAQIIETIFDGRFLQRPAWIKWGESAFIMAFGLLVIWYLPRTDSRFAALIRRVPKASAMLGITLNLLSLLVCVLLFRYFGLLVDAASIFIIGSAVMGSFFSTAILDDDAKNKRDMAHAQAGDREKSGTGKIFDGALARWKRIHRTSK, via the coding sequence ATGGCGTTCGCCGTGCTGTTTGGCCTTAGCGTGCTCAACCTTTGCAGCGAGTGGCCGCACGGTATTCCGCGCCCCGCGTTGCTGGACACCTATGACAACATCCTGCCCGATACGTTTGGAAGACCCAGGCAACTCCTCTTCGATCATTTCCAGCGCTGGTTTCCGCGCATTCCCGCAAGCGAGCCTGTGACGATCGTCGCGATCGACGACAGGACGCTTGCTGCCGTCGGCCAATGGCCATGGCCGCGTAACAAGCTGGCGGCGCTGATCGATGCGATCGCCGCGCAAAAGCCGCTCGCAATCGGACTCGACATCTATATGCCGGAGGCCGATCAGACATCGCCCGACAAAGTGGCCGACAACCTGCCGCCATCGGCCGCATCGCTTATCACGGGGTTGCGCGCATTGCCGAGCCACGAGACCGTTCTCGCGCGAGCGCTGCGCGCGGCGCCGTCCGTGCTCGGCGCGGCGGCGTCCGATCATGCAACGGCCGATACCAGCACCGATATGCGCAGCGCGCCGATTCTCGTGCATGGCGGCAGTCCGCTTGGCAGCGTTGAGCGTTTCGACTACGTGCTCGCAAGCTTGCCGGAGTTGCAGGCTGCCGCGCACGGTCAGGCGATGCTCAACGTGGCGCTCGAACAGGGCACGGTGCGGCGCATCCCGCTCATCATGGGATTGGGCAACAAACTCGTGCCCGGTTTGCCGATCGAAATGCTGCGCGTCGCGACGAGATCGCCGATGGTTGAAGTCTTCGCCGGTACATCGGGCGTGCGGGCAGTGGGCGTGGCCGACGTGCAGGTGCCCACGCAACCGGACGGCGAAATCTGGTTGCATTTCGCCTCGATCCATTCGACGCAGAACCGCTACGTATCCGCACGCGACGTACTGCAAGGCCAAGTCGCGGCCGATCGTATCCGCAACAAGCTCGTGCTGGTCGGCCTGACCGGCACGGGCCTTCCCGATGTACGCGCGACACCGCTCGGCGAGCAGGTGCCGGGCATCGAGATCCAGGCTCAGATCATCGAGACGATTTTCGACGGGCGTTTCCTGCAGCGTCCGGCGTGGATCAAGTGGGGCGAAAGCGCGTTCATCATGGCGTTCGGGCTGCTTGTTATCTGGTACCTCCCGCGCACCGATTCGCGTTTTGCGGCTTTGATTCGAAGGGTACCGAAGGCCTCGGCGATGCTCGGCATCACGTTGAACCTGCTGTCGCTGCTTGTTTGCGTGCTGTTGTTCCGGTATTTCGGTTTGCTGGTCGACGCAGCTTCGATCTTTATTATCGGGTCCGCGGTGATGGGCTCGTTCTTTTCGACGGCGATTCTCGACGACGATGCGAAAAACAAACGCGACATGGCCCACGCGCAAGCGGGCGATCGCGAGAAGAGCGGCACGGGGAAAATATTCGATGGTGCGCTTGCGCGCTGGAAACGCATACATCGAACCTCGAAGTGA
- a CDS encoding MFS transporter — protein MAATQSGATPLSDEEARRQLRRAVIASTIGTTIEWYDFFLYSTVTGLVFAKLYFPQSDPLVGTLQAFLIYAVGFLARPVGAAIFGHYGDRIGRKATLVVTLLLMGIATFLVAFVPTYESIGIWGAVLLTILRFVQGVGVGGEWGGSVLMSMEWARTDSHRGFIASWPQFGVPAGLFVANLAVLATSEMSGSSFLTWGWRIPFAFSIILVAIGLYIRLSILETPTFARLLAEQKIEKTPTIEVLRRQPKDILLSAFARMAEQAPFYIYTAFVFTYGVTTLGMSRNLLLTAVLVASMCEFVTIPLFGHISDLIGRRKMYIIGSVAVGIYGFIYFTLLDTRNPVWTFIAIVLSLVPHAMMYGPQAAFIAESFTGRLRYSGASLGYQLASIIAGGPAPLIATALFAYYHSGMAIAIYVLACGVISVIAASMLGDYTNKDISREYDEAPAFGETGHAPRAR, from the coding sequence ATGGCTGCCACGCAATCGGGGGCAACGCCCCTGTCCGATGAAGAAGCACGGCGCCAGTTGCGTCGCGCGGTAATCGCCAGCACGATCGGCACGACGATCGAGTGGTACGACTTCTTTCTCTACAGCACGGTAACGGGCCTCGTCTTCGCGAAGCTATATTTTCCGCAGTCGGACCCGCTGGTCGGCACACTCCAGGCCTTTCTGATCTATGCAGTCGGCTTTCTCGCGCGGCCGGTCGGCGCGGCGATTTTCGGGCATTACGGCGATCGCATCGGCCGGAAGGCAACCCTTGTGGTCACCTTGCTGTTGATGGGCATTGCGACCTTCCTCGTTGCCTTCGTCCCAACTTATGAGTCGATCGGCATCTGGGGGGCAGTGCTGCTCACGATACTGCGGTTCGTTCAGGGCGTCGGTGTGGGCGGAGAGTGGGGCGGCTCGGTGCTGATGTCGATGGAATGGGCGCGCACCGATTCGCATCGCGGCTTTATTGCATCGTGGCCGCAGTTCGGCGTGCCGGCTGGGCTTTTCGTCGCGAACCTCGCGGTGCTTGCGACGAGCGAGATGTCCGGCAGCAGCTTTCTCACCTGGGGATGGCGCATTCCGTTTGCGTTCAGCATCATCCTTGTCGCGATCGGCCTTTATATTCGCTTGAGCATTCTCGAAACGCCGACTTTCGCGCGGCTGCTTGCCGAGCAGAAGATCGAAAAAACGCCGACTATCGAGGTGCTGCGCCGCCAGCCGAAGGACATTCTGCTGTCCGCATTCGCCCGGATGGCTGAGCAGGCGCCGTTCTATATCTACACGGCCTTCGTGTTCACCTATGGCGTCACGACGCTTGGCATGTCGCGCAATCTTCTGCTGACGGCCGTACTCGTCGCTTCGATGTGCGAGTTCGTCACGATACCGCTTTTCGGCCATATCTCCGATCTGATCGGACGGCGCAAGATGTACATCATCGGCTCTGTCGCGGTCGGCATATACGGCTTTATTTACTTCACGCTGCTCGATACGCGCAACCCGGTGTGGACTTTTATCGCCATTGTGCTGTCGCTCGTGCCGCACGCGATGATGTACGGTCCGCAGGCCGCGTTTATCGCGGAGTCCTTTACGGGGCGATTGCGCTATAGCGGCGCGTCGCTTGGCTACCAGCTGGCGTCGATCATTGCAGGCGGCCCCGCGCCGCTGATCGCGACCGCGCTCTTTGCGTACTACCACTCCGGTATGGCGATCGCGATCTATGTGCTCGCATGCGGGGTGATCAGCGTGATCGCGGCCTCGATGCTCGGCGACTATACGAACAAGGACATTTCGCGCGAATACGACGAAGCGCCGGCGTTCGGGGAGACCGGACACGCGCCTCGGGCGAGGTGA
- a CDS encoding DMT family transporter, with product MSTGVLLVVLFAAFLHASWNALVKASPDKILDIVFVTGSAGLICVAVVPFLPLPHASSWPYIVASAIIHIVYFLLIGAAYRSGDMSHAYPLMRGAPPLLVAIASVPLLGERLTVGEWFGVLLICGGILGLLLVHRGGGRNSGRNSGHTTRLALLNAVMIALYTLVDGTGARLSGHAASYTMWIFVLAAPPVLVWALVRHRAAAHAHFRERWYLMLIGGACTLGAYTLVLWAMTKAPIAMVAALRESAILFGTAISMFVLKERHGYSRPVAALVILLGVVTLKMT from the coding sequence ATGTCTACAGGTGTGTTGCTGGTCGTGCTTTTTGCGGCATTTCTCCATGCAAGCTGGAATGCGCTCGTCAAAGCGAGCCCCGACAAGATCCTCGATATCGTCTTCGTTACCGGCAGCGCGGGCTTGATTTGCGTTGCAGTGGTTCCCTTCCTTCCGTTGCCCCATGCGAGCAGCTGGCCGTACATCGTCGCGTCCGCGATCATTCACATCGTCTATTTTTTGCTGATCGGCGCGGCGTATCGCAGCGGCGATATGAGCCACGCGTACCCGTTGATGCGTGGCGCGCCGCCGCTGCTCGTTGCGATCGCAAGCGTGCCGCTGCTCGGCGAACGGCTCACAGTGGGCGAATGGTTCGGCGTTTTGCTGATTTGCGGCGGCATTCTCGGCTTGCTGCTCGTCCATCGCGGCGGCGGTCGCAACTCGGGCCGCAACTCCGGCCACACAACGCGCCTCGCGCTGCTGAACGCAGTCATGATCGCGCTCTATACGCTCGTCGACGGCACAGGCGCGCGCCTGTCGGGGCATGCCGCTTCATACACGATGTGGATCTTCGTGCTCGCCGCGCCGCCGGTTCTGGTCTGGGCACTGGTGCGCCATCGGGCGGCCGCGCACGCGCATTTCCGCGAGCGCTGGTATCTGATGCTGATCGGCGGCGCCTGTACGCTGGGTGCGTACACGCTGGTGCTATGGGCGATGACGAAGGCGCCGATCGCCATGGTCGCCGCGCTGCGCGAATCGGCGATTCTCTTCGGCACGGCGATTTCGATGTTCGTTTTGAAGGAGCGCCACGGCTATAGCCGTCCTGTCGCGGCGCTCGTCATCCTGCTCGGCGTGGTGACGCTCAAAATGACATGA
- the gcvA gene encoding transcriptional regulator GcvA, whose protein sequence is MKRTLPPLNALRAFEAAGRLGSFKEAAAELHVTHGAVSQHVRALEEWLDAPLFERRNRRVVLTPAARAYLDEIGPLFEQLAQATSRYGIPATISRTLSVNAVATFTLRWLVPRLAKFHREHPGVEVKVDTSNEPLESLKETYDVIIRGGPDTFYGYSMRVFLSEERVPVCSPAMLKRLPARVPDDLRTHTLLHTSSLPRLWPDWLARANVPTLSPAATLTFDHFYLTLQAAVDGVGIAMGPIALVADDLAAGRLVLPFDGPRLPSRSYCSYVPQEKAADDLVKLFCAWLEREGQRAQTRSSGKPPANVSLK, encoded by the coding sequence ATGAAGCGGACCTTGCCCCCTCTCAATGCACTACGCGCCTTCGAGGCGGCCGGCAGGCTCGGCAGCTTCAAGGAGGCCGCGGCGGAATTGCACGTCACGCATGGCGCAGTAAGCCAGCACGTGCGCGCGCTCGAGGAATGGCTCGATGCGCCGCTATTCGAGCGGCGCAACCGGCGTGTCGTGCTGACTCCGGCGGCCAGGGCTTATCTCGATGAAATCGGGCCGCTCTTCGAGCAGCTCGCGCAGGCTACCTCGCGCTACGGCATTCCGGCCACCATTTCACGCACGCTGTCGGTCAATGCGGTGGCGACTTTCACGTTACGCTGGCTCGTGCCGCGACTCGCGAAATTCCATCGCGAGCATCCGGGCGTGGAAGTGAAGGTCGATACGTCGAACGAGCCGTTGGAAAGTTTGAAAGAGACGTACGACGTGATCATTCGCGGAGGCCCCGACACGTTTTACGGCTATTCGATGCGCGTGTTTCTTTCTGAGGAGCGCGTGCCCGTTTGCAGTCCGGCCATGCTCAAGCGCCTGCCGGCTCGCGTGCCCGATGATTTACGCACGCACACGCTGCTGCATACCTCGAGTTTGCCGCGGCTTTGGCCCGATTGGCTTGCCAGGGCGAACGTTCCCACGCTAAGCCCCGCTGCAACGCTTACATTCGATCATTTTTATCTGACGTTGCAGGCCGCAGTGGATGGTGTCGGCATAGCGATGGGGCCGATCGCGCTCGTCGCGGACGATCTCGCCGCGGGGCGGCTCGTCTTGCCGTTCGACGGGCCGCGTTTGCCGTCGCGCAGTTATTGCAGTTACGTGCCACAGGAAAAGGCCGCCGACGATCTCGTGAAGCTGTTCTGCGCGTGGCTCGAGCGCGAAGGGCAGCGCGCTCAGACTCGCTCCAGCGGAAAGCCGCCGGCAAACGTCTCCCTCAAATAA
- a CDS encoding LysR family transcriptional regulator, whose product MDAQKIEGLWVHLHWLTVLAEQGSYTAAAARLGVSKAAMSQRIAELERAAGVPLVQRTTRSVRFTEAGQRLVESARPRYDEIANVFSTVREMAGVARGLVRVTAPVAFVRQQLVPRMSRFLRANPEVKVQLEVSDRLSSIATEGFDLAIRHSAQAPETHVAWKLCETHSVLVATRAYLKRRGRPAEPAELASHDCLFYPRVSASSVWTFEHRTARKAQAGPVSVAVNGAFSANNSEALRDAALDDLGIALVPDFTAQSAVQAGKLEIVMPDWRPLGAFAEQLYVVRPYAPNVPRAVAVFVAYLRETFAGGFPLERV is encoded by the coding sequence ATGGACGCGCAAAAGATCGAAGGGCTCTGGGTACACCTGCACTGGCTGACGGTACTGGCGGAACAGGGGTCGTACACGGCTGCCGCCGCGCGTCTCGGGGTCAGCAAGGCGGCGATGAGCCAGCGTATTGCCGAACTCGAACGCGCGGCCGGCGTGCCGCTCGTGCAGCGCACCACACGCAGCGTGCGCTTCACGGAAGCCGGGCAGCGGCTCGTCGAAAGCGCGCGGCCGCGCTACGACGAAATTGCGAATGTGTTTTCGACGGTGCGTGAAATGGCCGGCGTCGCGCGCGGGCTCGTTCGTGTGACCGCGCCCGTCGCGTTCGTGCGCCAGCAACTCGTGCCGCGCATGTCGCGTTTTTTGCGCGCGAATCCCGAGGTCAAAGTGCAGCTCGAAGTGTCGGACCGGCTCAGTTCGATCGCCACCGAAGGCTTCGATCTGGCGATACGGCACAGCGCGCAGGCGCCGGAAACGCATGTTGCGTGGAAGCTTTGCGAAACGCATTCGGTACTGGTGGCGACGCGCGCCTATCTGAAACGGCGCGGCCGGCCTGCCGAGCCCGCCGAGCTCGCGTCGCACGATTGCCTGTTCTATCCACGCGTCAGCGCCTCGAGCGTCTGGACGTTCGAGCATCGCACCGCGCGAAAAGCTCAGGCCGGGCCCGTTAGCGTGGCGGTCAACGGCGCGTTTTCGGCGAACAATAGCGAGGCGCTGCGCGATGCGGCGCTCGACGACCTCGGCATCGCGCTGGTGCCCGATTTCACCGCGCAAAGCGCCGTGCAGGCGGGCAAGCTCGAAATCGTCATGCCGGACTGGCGCCCGCTTGGCGCGTTTGCCGAGCAACTGTATGTGGTGCGTCCGTATGCGCCGAATGTGCCGCGTGCAGTCGCGGTTTTTGTCGCTTATTTGAGGGAGACGTTTGCCGGCGGCTTTCCGCTGGAGCGAGTCTGA
- a CDS encoding CoA-acylating methylmalonate-semialdehyde dehydrogenase, with the protein MQAYTDTADVTHFINGEPVRGTGERTQPVFNPATGERPRTLRLGEAADVDAAVASAKAAFPKWGNTPPIRRARVMLRFLELMNKHRDELAAIITAEHGKVFSDAQGEVARGIDVIEFACGIPQLLKGDYTEQVSTDIDNWTVRQPLGVVAGITPFNFPCMVPCWMFPVALAAGNAFILKPSERDPSASLFMAKLLKEAGLPDGVFNVVQGDKVVVDALLSHPDVKAISFVGSTPIANYIYETGAKHGKRVQALGGAKNHLVVMPDADLDKTVDALIGAGYGSAGERCMAISVAVLVGDVADKIIPRLAERARELIIKNGMEPDAEMGPIVTRQALERIEGYIALGVEEGAKLVVDGRGLKVKGHEEGFFTGGTLFDHVTPEMRIYKEEIFGPVLACVRVKDFSEAVDLINAHEFGNGVACFTRDGHAAREFARRIEVGMVGINVPIPVPMAWHGFGGWKRSLFGDMHAYGEEGVRFYTKQKSIMQRWPESIEKGAEFAMPTAK; encoded by the coding sequence ATGCAAGCGTATACAGATACAGCCGACGTCACCCACTTCATCAACGGCGAACCGGTGCGCGGCACGGGTGAGCGCACGCAACCGGTCTTCAATCCGGCGACCGGCGAGCGTCCGCGCACGCTGCGTCTCGGCGAAGCGGCCGACGTCGATGCCGCGGTCGCGAGCGCGAAAGCCGCGTTTCCGAAGTGGGGCAATACGCCCCCGATTCGCCGCGCGCGGGTCATGCTGCGTTTTCTCGAGCTGATGAACAAGCATCGCGACGAACTGGCCGCGATTATTACGGCCGAGCACGGCAAGGTGTTTTCGGACGCGCAGGGCGAAGTGGCGCGCGGCATCGACGTGATCGAATTCGCATGCGGCATCCCGCAACTGCTCAAAGGCGATTACACGGAACAGGTGTCGACCGATATCGATAACTGGACCGTGCGGCAGCCGCTCGGCGTGGTGGCCGGCATTACGCCGTTCAACTTCCCGTGCATGGTGCCGTGCTGGATGTTCCCGGTCGCGCTTGCAGCCGGCAATGCATTTATCCTGAAGCCGAGCGAGCGCGATCCGTCGGCATCGCTGTTTATGGCGAAGCTGCTTAAAGAAGCGGGCCTGCCCGATGGCGTATTCAATGTCGTGCAAGGCGACAAGGTGGTGGTCGATGCGCTGCTTTCGCACCCGGACGTCAAGGCGATCAGCTTTGTCGGTTCGACGCCGATCGCGAACTACATCTACGAAACGGGCGCGAAGCACGGCAAGCGTGTGCAGGCGCTCGGCGGCGCGAAGAATCACCTCGTGGTGATGCCCGATGCGGATCTCGACAAGACTGTCGATGCATTGATCGGCGCAGGCTACGGCTCGGCCGGCGAACGCTGCATGGCGATTTCGGTTGCAGTGCTGGTTGGCGATGTGGCCGACAAGATCATTCCGCGCCTTGCAGAACGTGCGCGCGAGTTGATTATCAAGAACGGTATGGAGCCCGATGCGGAAATGGGCCCGATCGTCACGCGCCAGGCGCTCGAGCGTATCGAAGGCTATATCGCGCTCGGCGTCGAGGAAGGCGCGAAGCTCGTGGTGGATGGCCGCGGTCTGAAGGTGAAGGGTCATGAAGAAGGCTTCTTTACCGGCGGCACGCTGTTCGATCATGTGACGCCCGAGATGCGCATCTATAAGGAAGAAATTTTCGGACCGGTGCTTGCCTGTGTGCGCGTAAAGGACTTCTCCGAAGCGGTCGATCTGATCAACGCGCATGAATTCGGTAACGGCGTGGCGTGCTTTACGCGTGATGGACATGCTGCACGCGAATTCGCACGCCGTATCGAAGTCGGTATGGTCGGCATCAACGTGCCGATTCCTGTGCCGATGGCATGGCACGGGTTTGGCGGCTGGAAGCGCAGCCTGTTCGGCGATATGCATGCCTATGGCGAAGAGGGCGTGCGTTTCTATACGAAACAGAAGTCGATCATGCAGCGCTGGCCGGAAAGCATCGAAAAGGGTGCGGAGTTTGCGATGCCGACCGCGAAGTAA
- a CDS encoding enterotoxin A family protein, producing the protein MAQALRGVFDVGFREQGGVDHADTTYYANLAAPMAADGSSSHAAAPSEFANFNLGELERRLGIIDARPGLTPRPDLPRPPVIVEPKQELKRSVTPLTALKPDGLFRPSTLSPAELKTHGGFDSERTRVSDINLGVHDLDVAANPHLVDSAGYLGTFRKESTALERMPGESKNGFIYFVAPTPNMVDVAGTLGARTRARWDGEVAAMGWIDYPQIRGWREVKDGVPGKYIPNPDYRWDVYDQTRLAKPQPQLSRAPINDDIWRKAGFISYVSGGDKAGETRKFNEDPNVAHALFYDAAWEKVRELNRRQADGLDYRGPLRLHAYGSADGSKTEIYVDPNNKVQVNTLYSSYSTEAGTRHDFSFAEDGRFHLIGDYNKVLRVGSDGYLFLGDMPSDPASLNGVFEYDRKHLIHQEDMKLLTTGRSAFTPFVDSEKHGERSEWHLRSPDGKDVSPPPVNLHTFRNQVSGSAQRLHAFYQDPDTALPSTATHFVTRVPGNQFEGKFLDHVDRFTAEEARDAAAWLRKQNAAWLFDDGFYAVSLGANVMEVRRLDGTPVWRAEGVNVEPNKVSPVKFLPLAPLSSSYRISDETKRQVDARAERRNGVVSMLTGSILIHAPGSSVQTTV; encoded by the coding sequence ATGGCGCAGGCGCTGCGAGGCGTCTTCGATGTCGGCTTCCGCGAGCAAGGCGGCGTCGATCACGCAGACACGACCTACTATGCGAATCTGGCGGCGCCGATGGCCGCGGACGGCAGCTCGTCACACGCCGCCGCGCCGTCCGAATTCGCGAATTTCAATCTCGGCGAACTTGAGCGGAGGCTGGGCATTATCGATGCGCGCCCTGGGCTTACGCCCAGACCGGATTTGCCGCGGCCACCGGTCATTGTCGAGCCCAAGCAGGAACTGAAGCGTTCGGTTACACCGCTCACGGCGCTCAAGCCGGACGGGTTGTTCCGGCCGTCGACGTTGTCGCCAGCGGAGCTCAAGACACATGGCGGTTTCGACAGCGAACGAACGCGAGTTAGCGATATCAATCTCGGCGTCCACGACCTTGATGTCGCCGCGAACCCGCATCTTGTCGACAGTGCAGGCTACCTCGGCACTTTCCGCAAGGAGAGCACCGCGCTCGAACGGATGCCGGGTGAGTCCAAAAACGGCTTCATCTACTTTGTTGCGCCGACGCCGAACATGGTGGACGTTGCGGGGACGCTCGGCGCCCGGACGCGTGCGCGGTGGGATGGCGAAGTAGCGGCGATGGGATGGATCGACTATCCGCAGATTCGCGGATGGCGGGAAGTGAAGGATGGCGTGCCCGGCAAGTACATTCCCAATCCCGACTATCGATGGGACGTCTATGACCAGACTCGACTCGCCAAGCCGCAGCCGCAATTGTCGCGTGCGCCGATCAATGATGACATCTGGCGTAAAGCGGGCTTTATCTCCTATGTGTCGGGTGGCGACAAGGCTGGCGAAACGAGGAAATTCAATGAGGATCCGAATGTTGCACACGCGCTCTTTTACGACGCCGCGTGGGAAAAAGTTCGTGAACTGAATCGCCGCCAGGCCGACGGTCTCGACTACCGTGGGCCTTTGCGGCTTCACGCGTATGGCAGCGCGGACGGATCGAAAACCGAGATCTACGTCGATCCGAACAACAAGGTGCAAGTCAACACGCTGTACTCGTCGTATTCGACCGAAGCCGGCACTCGCCATGATTTCAGTTTTGCCGAAGATGGCCGCTTCCATTTGATTGGCGATTACAACAAGGTTCTGCGGGTGGGCTCCGATGGTTATCTCTTCCTTGGAGATATGCCGTCTGACCCGGCATCGCTGAACGGCGTATTCGAGTACGATCGAAAGCACCTGATTCACCAGGAGGACATGAAACTGCTGACCACCGGTCGGTCTGCATTTACCCCGTTCGTCGACAGCGAAAAACATGGCGAGCGCAGCGAGTGGCATTTGCGTTCGCCGGACGGAAAGGATGTCAGTCCGCCGCCTGTCAACCTCCACACGTTTCGCAATCAGGTCAGCGGCAGTGCGCAGCGGCTCCATGCGTTTTACCAGGATCCCGATACCGCATTGCCGTCCACCGCAACGCACTTCGTTACCCGCGTACCGGGCAATCAGTTTGAGGGCAAATTTCTCGATCATGTCGACCGGTTCACGGCAGAGGAGGCGCGCGACGCTGCGGCATGGTTGCGCAAGCAAAACGCCGCGTGGTTGTTTGATGATGGCTTTTACGCGGTTTCACTCGGGGCGAATGTCATGGAAGTGCGCAGGCTCGACGGTACGCCCGTCTGGCGGGCCGAAGGCGTTAATGTCGAACCGAATAAGGTGAGCCCGGTGAAGTTCTTGCCATTGGCGCCGCTTTCGTCGAGCTACCGGATCTCCGACGAAACAAAACGCCAGGTCGATGCACGCGCGGAGCGGCGCAACGGCGTGGTTTCCATGCTGACGGGGTCGATATTGATTCACGCTCCGGGATCGTCCGTCCAAACCACCGTTTAA
- a CDS encoding MOSC domain-containing protein: MEEQTAGLKDTAHEPGVEARLLSINVGQAQQLDIGSPGSGLQVESAIRKRSISTANGPSNDAAPVEVGRLGLAGDEQADLSVHGGLDKAVYLYPVEHYEWWRQRRIEAGLPEAEASLVFGALGENLTTQGVFEKDLWIGDVLVIGDVALRVEAPRTPCFKLNAVMGYRRAVRHMFMSGFAGVYLSVANPGLIRAGSSIALVPGRRQESINAMLEWRRGRAFREP; encoded by the coding sequence ATGGAAGAGCAGACAGCAGGTCTGAAAGACACGGCGCACGAACCTGGCGTCGAAGCCCGATTGCTTTCAATCAACGTCGGCCAGGCCCAGCAGTTGGACATCGGGTCGCCGGGCTCGGGATTGCAGGTCGAATCGGCGATCCGCAAGCGATCGATCAGTACGGCAAACGGGCCGTCGAACGACGCGGCGCCGGTCGAGGTCGGCAGGCTCGGACTTGCCGGCGACGAACAGGCCGATCTGAGCGTGCATGGCGGCCTCGACAAGGCCGTCTATCTTTACCCCGTCGAACACTACGAATGGTGGCGGCAACGGCGCATCGAGGCCGGCTTGCCGGAAGCGGAGGCGTCGCTGGTCTTTGGAGCGCTCGGCGAAAACCTCACCACACAGGGCGTTTTTGAAAAAGACCTCTGGATCGGCGACGTGCTCGTAATCGGCGACGTGGCGCTACGCGTCGAAGCGCCGCGCACGCCGTGTTTCAAGCTGAACGCCGTCATGGGTTATAGACGCGCGGTCCGGCATATGTTTATGAGCGGCTTTGCGGGCGTTTATCTGAGCGTGGCGAATCCGGGCTTGATCCGCGCCGGCTCGAGCATCGCACTCGTGCCGGGGCGGCGGCAGGAATCGATTAACGCAATGCTCGAGTGGCGGCGCGGCCGGGCGTTCAGAGAGCCTTGA
- a CDS encoding tautomerase family protein, translated as MPIVTIQVTREGSAPGRDAVTAEEKARLIKGVSEVLLNVLNKPMEATFVVIEEVDKANWGWGGLPVDEYRALKKAKSA; from the coding sequence ATGCCTATCGTCACCATTCAGGTAACCCGCGAAGGATCCGCGCCCGGCCGAGACGCCGTCACCGCGGAAGAAAAAGCCAGGCTGATCAAAGGCGTCAGCGAAGTGCTGCTGAATGTGCTGAACAAACCGATGGAGGCCACCTTTGTCGTGATCGAGGAAGTCGACAAGGCGAACTGGGGCTGGGGCGGTTTGCCGGTCGATGAATACCGCGCACTGAAGAAAGCGAAATCCGCGTAA
- a CDS encoding SDR family NAD(P)-dependent oxidoreductase: MSNPKKVAVVTGASQGIGAEIVKGFREQGYAVVATARSIKPSDDPGVVTIAGDIGDREVAKRVIDAAISNFGRVDTLVNNAGIFIAKPFTQYTAEDYAAVLNVNVSGFFHVTQFAIEQMEKNRSGHVVQITTTLADHAVSGVPSVLASLTKGGLNAATKSLAIEYAKTGIRANAVSPGIIKSPMHAVETHDALGALHPVGHMGEMSDIVNAVLYLDNAPFVTGEILHVDGGQSAGH; this comes from the coding sequence ATGAGCAACCCGAAGAAAGTCGCAGTCGTCACAGGTGCATCGCAAGGTATCGGTGCTGAAATCGTCAAGGGCTTCCGCGAGCAAGGCTACGCCGTTGTCGCAACCGCACGATCGATCAAGCCCTCCGATGATCCGGGCGTCGTGACCATTGCCGGCGACATCGGCGATCGCGAGGTCGCAAAGCGCGTAATCGATGCGGCGATCTCGAACTTCGGACGCGTCGATACGCTCGTCAATAACGCGGGCATCTTTATCGCGAAGCCGTTCACCCAATATACGGCTGAAGATTACGCGGCGGTCCTGAACGTCAACGTGAGCGGCTTCTTCCATGTCACGCAGTTCGCGATCGAGCAGATGGAAAAGAACCGGAGCGGCCACGTCGTTCAGATCACGACGACGCTTGCCGACCATGCGGTCTCGGGCGTACCGTCGGTGCTCGCCTCGCTGACCAAGGGCGGCCTGAACGCCGCGACCAAGTCGCTTGCCATCGAATACGCGAAGACCGGCATCCGCGCCAATGCCGTGTCGCCCGGCATCATCAAGTCGCCGATGCACGCGGTGGAAACGCACGACGCGCTCGGCGCACTGCATCCGGTCGGCCATATGGGCGAGATGAGTGATATCGTCAATGCGGTGCTGTACCTCGATAACGCGCCGTTCGTCACCGGCGAGATCCTGCACGTCGACGGCGGCCAGAGCGCGGGCCATTAA